A DNA window from Labrus mixtus chromosome 4, fLabMix1.1, whole genome shotgun sequence contains the following coding sequences:
- the fgd4a gene encoding FYVE, RhoGEF and PH domain-containing protein 4a isoform X7: protein MKGDLYRRGETQLLIQWWDRTQCVDMKPRRKSNTDSKRDGSPLKQTSKSTNCSPAHRAQQTKTDTDETQEKHSSAPAALQDADKPEANGMLGQMEPEKEEKQERTNESVRIETVGLVNGDMGGGSAEPSDEHSAPHTDRTGTESHSENEDSKTESMQRNDEGSTEQKETNEQKLFKIASELLQTEKAYVARLNLLDQVFCTKLMEEANKGTFPVDVVKNIFSNICSINAFHSQFLLPGLEIRMGEWASKPRIGDILQKLTPFLKMYAEYVKNFDNAMELLKQWTDRSPQFKAIIQEIQSTDMCGSLTLQHHMLEPVQRVPRYEMLLKDYLKKLPEDDPDRRDAEKSLEIISTAATHSNSAIRKSDNLKKLMEIYEMLGEEEDIVNPSNEFIKEGHILKLAARNTSAMERYLFLFNNMLLYCVPKFSLGGPKYTVRTRIGIDGMKVLETSNEDYPHTFQVSGKERMLELQASSEQDKAGWIKAFRETIDIFQLKNESFKNALKDVEEVSNAELGVRAPRWIRDNEVTMCMKCKEPFNALTRRRHHCRACGYVVCWKCSDNKVPLAYDGNKTNKVCRDCFSILTGERVAEGKKKGILEIEAAQFSGSSIMCGFLQYCEKNKPLQKFWCVIPEKECLVLYLYKAPQDVKAQCSIPLLGYSVDDTVRPIDPPASFRLSQSKSTHNFAAETEELKQRWLKVIRVAVTGEVPECPQTNGNNSNMMDNNNTQEASTDST from the exons ATGAAAGGAGATTTGTACAGACGAGGGGAAACACAGCTCCTCATTCAGTGGTGGGACAGGACTCAATGTGTTGACATGAAGCCCAGGAGAAAGAG CAACACAGACAGCAAGAGAGACGGCTCGCCGCTCAAACAGACCAGCAAGTCGACAAACTGCAGTCCGGCTCACCGCGCCCAGCAGACGAAGACGGACACGGACGAGACTCAGGAGAAGCACTCCTCGGCTCCAGCCGCGCTGCAGGATGCTGACAAGCCGGAGGCTAATGGGATGCTAGGGCAGATGGAGccggagaaggaggagaaacaggagaggaCCAATGAAAGCGTGAGGATAGAGACCGTGGGGCTGGTAAACGGAGATATGGGTGGCGGGAGCGCAGAGCCGAGCGATGAACATTCAGCGCCTCACACAGACAGGACTGGTACCGAGAGCCACTCTGAGAATGAGGACAGTAAAACAGAAAGCATGCAAAGGAACGACGAAGGGAGCACAGAGCAGAAG GAGACGAATGAACAGAAGCTGTTTAAGATCGCCAGCGAGCTCTTGCAGACGGAGAAGGCGTACGTGGCCCGACTGAACCTGCTGGATCAG gTGTTCTGTACTAAGCTAATGGAGGAGGCAAACAAAGGGACATTCCCTGTTGACGTAGTGAAGAACATCTTCTCCAACATCTGCTCCATCAACGCCTTCCACAGCCAGTTTCTGCTCCCTGGACTGGAGATACGCATGGGAGAATG GGCGTCCAAACCTCGCATCGGGGACATCCTGCAGAAGCTCACACCCTTCCTCAAAATGTACGCGGAGTACGTGAAGAATTTTGACAACGCCATGGAGCTGCTCAAACAGTGGACGGACCGATCGCCTCAGTTCAAGGCCATCATTCAGGAGATTCAG AGTACAGATATGTGTGGCTCCTTGACGCTTCAGCATCACATGTTGGAGCCGGTGCAGAGAGTTCCTCGCTACGAGATGCTGCTCAAAGACTACCTGAAGAAGCTGCCTGAGGACGACCCGGACCGACGAGACGCAGAAA AATCGTTAGAAATCATCTCCACAGCCGCTACGCACTCCAACAGCGCCATAAGGAAATCT GACAATCTGAAGAAGCTGATGGAGATTTATGAGATgctgggagaggaggaggacatcgTTAACCCCTCGAATGAGTTCATCAAAGAGGGTCACATCTTAAAGCTGGCCGCCAGGAACACCTCGGCCATGGAGCGATACCTCTTCTTG TTCAACAACATGCTGCTTTACTGCGTGCCAAAGTTCAGTCTGGGCGGGCCGAAGTACACGGTGAGGACGCGGATCGGCATCGACGGCATGAAGGTCCTTGAAACCTCCAATGAGGACTACCCTCATACCTTCCAGGTGTCGGGGAAGGAGAGGATGCTGGAGCTACAGGCCAG CTCGGAGCAGGACAAGGCGGGCTGGATTAAG GCTTTCCGGGAGACCATCGACATCTTCCAGCTGAAAAACGAGTCGTTCAAGAACGCACTGAAAGACGTGGAGGAAGTGTCG AACGCAGAGCTTGGAGTGAGAGCCCCGCGCTGGATCCGCGACAATGAAGTGACCATGTGTATGAAGTGTAAAGAGCCTTTCAACGCTCTGACGAGGCGGAGACACCACTGCAGGGCCTGCGGATAC GTGGTTTGCTGGAAATGTTCAGACAACAAGGTACCACTGGCATATGACGGAAACAAGACGAATAAAGTGTGCAGAGACTGTTTCTCCATCCTGACGGGAGAAAGAGTAGCAGAGGGCAAGAAGAAGGGCATCCTGGAG ATCGAGGCAGCTCAGTTCTCAGGCAGCAGCATCATGTGTGGCTTCCTGCAGTactgtgagaaaaacaaacctttgcAGAAGTTTTGGTGCGTCATCCCTGAGAAGGAGTGTCTGGTGCTCTACCTGTACAAAGCTCcgcag GATGTGAAGGCTCAGTGTTCTATCCCCCTCCTGGGCTACTCTGTGGACGACACCGTCCGGCCCATAGACCCTCCGGCCAGCTTTCGCCTCTCGCAGTCCAAATCCACACATAACTTTGCTGCAGAAACGGAGGAGCTGAAGCAGCGCTGGCTCAAAGTGATCCGGGTGGCGGTGACAGGAGAGGTGCCAGAATGCCCTCAGACAAACGGCAACAATTCAAACATgatggacaacaacaacacacaggaagCGAGTACGGACAGcacataa
- the fgd4a gene encoding FYVE, RhoGEF and PH domain-containing protein 4a isoform X6 — protein MEEGGGGGGGRGAATRERARDKHSKVSDLISRFEENSNTDSKRDGSPLKQTSKSTNCSPAHRAQQTKTDTDETQEKHSSAPAALQDADKPEANGMLGQMEPEKEEKQERTNESVRIETVGLVNGDMGGGSAEPSDEHSAPHTDRTGTESHSENEDSKTESMQRNDEGSTEQKETNEQKLFKIASELLQTEKAYVARLNLLDQVFCTKLMEEANKGTFPVDVVKNIFSNICSINAFHSQFLLPGLEIRMGEWASKPRIGDILQKLTPFLKMYAEYVKNFDNAMELLKQWTDRSPQFKAIIQEIQSTDMCGSLTLQHHMLEPVQRVPRYEMLLKDYLKKLPEDDPDRRDAEKSLEIISTAATHSNSAIRKSDNLKKLMEIYEMLGEEEDIVNPSNEFIKEGHILKLAARNTSAMERYLFLFNNMLLYCVPKFSLGGPKYTVRTRIGIDGMKVLETSNEDYPHTFQVSGKERMLELQASSEQDKAGWIKAFRETIDIFQLKNESFKNALKDVEEVSNAELGVRAPRWIRDNEVTMCMKCKEPFNALTRRRHHCRACGYVVCWKCSDNKVPLAYDGNKTNKVCRDCFSILTGERVAEGKKKGILEIEAAQFSGSSIMCGFLQYCEKNKPLQKFWCVIPEKECLVLYLYKAPQDVKAQCSIPLLGYSVDDTVRPIDPPASFRLSQSKSTHNFAAETEELKQRWLKVIRVAVTGEVPECPQTNGNNSNMMDNNNTQEASTDST, from the exons atggaggagggaggaggaggaggaggaggaagaggggctGCAACCAGGGAGAGAGCCAGGGATAAACACTCCAAAGTCTCAGACCTCATCAGTCGCTTTGAGGAGAACAG CAACACAGACAGCAAGAGAGACGGCTCGCCGCTCAAACAGACCAGCAAGTCGACAAACTGCAGTCCGGCTCACCGCGCCCAGCAGACGAAGACGGACACGGACGAGACTCAGGAGAAGCACTCCTCGGCTCCAGCCGCGCTGCAGGATGCTGACAAGCCGGAGGCTAATGGGATGCTAGGGCAGATGGAGccggagaaggaggagaaacaggagaggaCCAATGAAAGCGTGAGGATAGAGACCGTGGGGCTGGTAAACGGAGATATGGGTGGCGGGAGCGCAGAGCCGAGCGATGAACATTCAGCGCCTCACACAGACAGGACTGGTACCGAGAGCCACTCTGAGAATGAGGACAGTAAAACAGAAAGCATGCAAAGGAACGACGAAGGGAGCACAGAGCAGAAG GAGACGAATGAACAGAAGCTGTTTAAGATCGCCAGCGAGCTCTTGCAGACGGAGAAGGCGTACGTGGCCCGACTGAACCTGCTGGATCAG gTGTTCTGTACTAAGCTAATGGAGGAGGCAAACAAAGGGACATTCCCTGTTGACGTAGTGAAGAACATCTTCTCCAACATCTGCTCCATCAACGCCTTCCACAGCCAGTTTCTGCTCCCTGGACTGGAGATACGCATGGGAGAATG GGCGTCCAAACCTCGCATCGGGGACATCCTGCAGAAGCTCACACCCTTCCTCAAAATGTACGCGGAGTACGTGAAGAATTTTGACAACGCCATGGAGCTGCTCAAACAGTGGACGGACCGATCGCCTCAGTTCAAGGCCATCATTCAGGAGATTCAG AGTACAGATATGTGTGGCTCCTTGACGCTTCAGCATCACATGTTGGAGCCGGTGCAGAGAGTTCCTCGCTACGAGATGCTGCTCAAAGACTACCTGAAGAAGCTGCCTGAGGACGACCCGGACCGACGAGACGCAGAAA AATCGTTAGAAATCATCTCCACAGCCGCTACGCACTCCAACAGCGCCATAAGGAAATCT GACAATCTGAAGAAGCTGATGGAGATTTATGAGATgctgggagaggaggaggacatcgTTAACCCCTCGAATGAGTTCATCAAAGAGGGTCACATCTTAAAGCTGGCCGCCAGGAACACCTCGGCCATGGAGCGATACCTCTTCTTG TTCAACAACATGCTGCTTTACTGCGTGCCAAAGTTCAGTCTGGGCGGGCCGAAGTACACGGTGAGGACGCGGATCGGCATCGACGGCATGAAGGTCCTTGAAACCTCCAATGAGGACTACCCTCATACCTTCCAGGTGTCGGGGAAGGAGAGGATGCTGGAGCTACAGGCCAG CTCGGAGCAGGACAAGGCGGGCTGGATTAAG GCTTTCCGGGAGACCATCGACATCTTCCAGCTGAAAAACGAGTCGTTCAAGAACGCACTGAAAGACGTGGAGGAAGTGTCG AACGCAGAGCTTGGAGTGAGAGCCCCGCGCTGGATCCGCGACAATGAAGTGACCATGTGTATGAAGTGTAAAGAGCCTTTCAACGCTCTGACGAGGCGGAGACACCACTGCAGGGCCTGCGGATAC GTGGTTTGCTGGAAATGTTCAGACAACAAGGTACCACTGGCATATGACGGAAACAAGACGAATAAAGTGTGCAGAGACTGTTTCTCCATCCTGACGGGAGAAAGAGTAGCAGAGGGCAAGAAGAAGGGCATCCTGGAG ATCGAGGCAGCTCAGTTCTCAGGCAGCAGCATCATGTGTGGCTTCCTGCAGTactgtgagaaaaacaaacctttgcAGAAGTTTTGGTGCGTCATCCCTGAGAAGGAGTGTCTGGTGCTCTACCTGTACAAAGCTCcgcag GATGTGAAGGCTCAGTGTTCTATCCCCCTCCTGGGCTACTCTGTGGACGACACCGTCCGGCCCATAGACCCTCCGGCCAGCTTTCGCCTCTCGCAGTCCAAATCCACACATAACTTTGCTGCAGAAACGGAGGAGCTGAAGCAGCGCTGGCTCAAAGTGATCCGGGTGGCGGTGACAGGAGAGGTGCCAGAATGCCCTCAGACAAACGGCAACAATTCAAACATgatggacaacaacaacacacaggaagCGAGTACGGACAGcacataa
- the fgd4a gene encoding FYVE, RhoGEF and PH domain-containing protein 4a isoform X8: MHQFSNTDSKRDGSPLKQTSKSTNCSPAHRAQQTKTDTDETQEKHSSAPAALQDADKPEANGMLGQMEPEKEEKQERTNESVRIETVGLVNGDMGGGSAEPSDEHSAPHTDRTGTESHSENEDSKTESMQRNDEGSTEQKETNEQKLFKIASELLQTEKAYVARLNLLDQVFCTKLMEEANKGTFPVDVVKNIFSNICSINAFHSQFLLPGLEIRMGEWASKPRIGDILQKLTPFLKMYAEYVKNFDNAMELLKQWTDRSPQFKAIIQEIQSTDMCGSLTLQHHMLEPVQRVPRYEMLLKDYLKKLPEDDPDRRDAEKSLEIISTAATHSNSAIRKSDNLKKLMEIYEMLGEEEDIVNPSNEFIKEGHILKLAARNTSAMERYLFLFNNMLLYCVPKFSLGGPKYTVRTRIGIDGMKVLETSNEDYPHTFQVSGKERMLELQASSEQDKAGWIKAFRETIDIFQLKNESFKNALKDVEEVSNAELGVRAPRWIRDNEVTMCMKCKEPFNALTRRRHHCRACGYVVCWKCSDNKVPLAYDGNKTNKVCRDCFSILTGERVAEGKKKGILEIEAAQFSGSSIMCGFLQYCEKNKPLQKFWCVIPEKECLVLYLYKAPQDVKAQCSIPLLGYSVDDTVRPIDPPASFRLSQSKSTHNFAAETEELKQRWLKVIRVAVTGEVPECPQTNGNNSNMMDNNNTQEASTDST; encoded by the exons ATGCATCAGTTCAG CAACACAGACAGCAAGAGAGACGGCTCGCCGCTCAAACAGACCAGCAAGTCGACAAACTGCAGTCCGGCTCACCGCGCCCAGCAGACGAAGACGGACACGGACGAGACTCAGGAGAAGCACTCCTCGGCTCCAGCCGCGCTGCAGGATGCTGACAAGCCGGAGGCTAATGGGATGCTAGGGCAGATGGAGccggagaaggaggagaaacaggagaggaCCAATGAAAGCGTGAGGATAGAGACCGTGGGGCTGGTAAACGGAGATATGGGTGGCGGGAGCGCAGAGCCGAGCGATGAACATTCAGCGCCTCACACAGACAGGACTGGTACCGAGAGCCACTCTGAGAATGAGGACAGTAAAACAGAAAGCATGCAAAGGAACGACGAAGGGAGCACAGAGCAGAAG GAGACGAATGAACAGAAGCTGTTTAAGATCGCCAGCGAGCTCTTGCAGACGGAGAAGGCGTACGTGGCCCGACTGAACCTGCTGGATCAG gTGTTCTGTACTAAGCTAATGGAGGAGGCAAACAAAGGGACATTCCCTGTTGACGTAGTGAAGAACATCTTCTCCAACATCTGCTCCATCAACGCCTTCCACAGCCAGTTTCTGCTCCCTGGACTGGAGATACGCATGGGAGAATG GGCGTCCAAACCTCGCATCGGGGACATCCTGCAGAAGCTCACACCCTTCCTCAAAATGTACGCGGAGTACGTGAAGAATTTTGACAACGCCATGGAGCTGCTCAAACAGTGGACGGACCGATCGCCTCAGTTCAAGGCCATCATTCAGGAGATTCAG AGTACAGATATGTGTGGCTCCTTGACGCTTCAGCATCACATGTTGGAGCCGGTGCAGAGAGTTCCTCGCTACGAGATGCTGCTCAAAGACTACCTGAAGAAGCTGCCTGAGGACGACCCGGACCGACGAGACGCAGAAA AATCGTTAGAAATCATCTCCACAGCCGCTACGCACTCCAACAGCGCCATAAGGAAATCT GACAATCTGAAGAAGCTGATGGAGATTTATGAGATgctgggagaggaggaggacatcgTTAACCCCTCGAATGAGTTCATCAAAGAGGGTCACATCTTAAAGCTGGCCGCCAGGAACACCTCGGCCATGGAGCGATACCTCTTCTTG TTCAACAACATGCTGCTTTACTGCGTGCCAAAGTTCAGTCTGGGCGGGCCGAAGTACACGGTGAGGACGCGGATCGGCATCGACGGCATGAAGGTCCTTGAAACCTCCAATGAGGACTACCCTCATACCTTCCAGGTGTCGGGGAAGGAGAGGATGCTGGAGCTACAGGCCAG CTCGGAGCAGGACAAGGCGGGCTGGATTAAG GCTTTCCGGGAGACCATCGACATCTTCCAGCTGAAAAACGAGTCGTTCAAGAACGCACTGAAAGACGTGGAGGAAGTGTCG AACGCAGAGCTTGGAGTGAGAGCCCCGCGCTGGATCCGCGACAATGAAGTGACCATGTGTATGAAGTGTAAAGAGCCTTTCAACGCTCTGACGAGGCGGAGACACCACTGCAGGGCCTGCGGATAC GTGGTTTGCTGGAAATGTTCAGACAACAAGGTACCACTGGCATATGACGGAAACAAGACGAATAAAGTGTGCAGAGACTGTTTCTCCATCCTGACGGGAGAAAGAGTAGCAGAGGGCAAGAAGAAGGGCATCCTGGAG ATCGAGGCAGCTCAGTTCTCAGGCAGCAGCATCATGTGTGGCTTCCTGCAGTactgtgagaaaaacaaacctttgcAGAAGTTTTGGTGCGTCATCCCTGAGAAGGAGTGTCTGGTGCTCTACCTGTACAAAGCTCcgcag GATGTGAAGGCTCAGTGTTCTATCCCCCTCCTGGGCTACTCTGTGGACGACACCGTCCGGCCCATAGACCCTCCGGCCAGCTTTCGCCTCTCGCAGTCCAAATCCACACATAACTTTGCTGCAGAAACGGAGGAGCTGAAGCAGCGCTGGCTCAAAGTGATCCGGGTGGCGGTGACAGGAGAGGTGCCAGAATGCCCTCAGACAAACGGCAACAATTCAAACATgatggacaacaacaacacacaggaagCGAGTACGGACAGcacataa
- the fgd4a gene encoding FYVE, RhoGEF and PH domain-containing protein 4a isoform X5, producing the protein MEELWSQFSLVTSAKALGSSPACEHRDPPSVQACLNRAGGGRSDKNWRGVNGRVPASRSGSQSKPQVPPKPPHLQSPVTVPTSPWGRVQKPLFRLVMEEGGGGGGGRGAATRERARDKHSKVSDLISRFEENSNTDSKRDGSPLKQTSKSTNCSPAHRAQQTKTDTDETQEKHSSAPAALQDADKPEANGMLGQMEPEKEEKQERTNESVRIETVGLVNGDMGGGSAEPSDEHSAPHTDRTGTESHSENEDSKTESMQRNDEGSTEQKETNEQKLFKIASELLQTEKAYVARLNLLDQVFCTKLMEEANKGTFPVDVVKNIFSNICSINAFHSQFLLPGLEIRMGEWASKPRIGDILQKLTPFLKMYAEYVKNFDNAMELLKQWTDRSPQFKAIIQEIQSTDMCGSLTLQHHMLEPVQRVPRYEMLLKDYLKKLPEDDPDRRDAEKSLEIISTAATHSNSAIRKSDNLKKLMEIYEMLGEEEDIVNPSNEFIKEGHILKLAARNTSAMERYLFLFNNMLLYCVPKFSLGGPKYTVRTRIGIDGMKVLETSNEDYPHTFQVSGKERMLELQASSEQDKAGWIKAFRETIDIFQLKNESFKNALKDVEEVSNAELGVRAPRWIRDNEVTMCMKCKEPFNALTRRRHHCRACGYVVCWKCSDNKVPLAYDGNKTNKVCRDCFSILTGERVAEGKKKGILEIEAAQFSGSSIMCGFLQYCEKNKPLQKFWCVIPEKECLVLYLYKAPQDVKAQCSIPLLGYSVDDTVRPIDPPASFRLSQSKSTHNFAAETEELKQRWLKVIRVAVTGEVPECPQTNGNNSNMMDNNNTQEASTDST; encoded by the exons ATGGAGGAGCTTTGGTCGCAGTTCTCTTTGGTGACTTCTGCAAAAG CTCTCGGCAGCAGCCCGGCGTGCGAGCACAGGGACCCGCCCAGCGTGCAGGCGTGTCTGAATCGAGCAGGCGGCGGGAGGAGTGACAAGAACTGGAGAGGGGTCAATGGAAGAGTCCCTGCCAGCAGGTCGGGCTCACAGTCTAAACCACAAG TGCCTCCAAAGCCGCCACATCTCCAGAGCCCAGTGACGGTGCCCACCTCTCCGTGGGGCCGCGTCCAGAAACCACTGTTCAGACTGGtcatggaggagggaggaggaggaggaggaggaagaggggctGCAACCAGGGAGAGAGCCAGGGATAAACACTCCAAAGTCTCAGACCTCATCAGTCGCTTTGAGGAGAACAG CAACACAGACAGCAAGAGAGACGGCTCGCCGCTCAAACAGACCAGCAAGTCGACAAACTGCAGTCCGGCTCACCGCGCCCAGCAGACGAAGACGGACACGGACGAGACTCAGGAGAAGCACTCCTCGGCTCCAGCCGCGCTGCAGGATGCTGACAAGCCGGAGGCTAATGGGATGCTAGGGCAGATGGAGccggagaaggaggagaaacaggagaggaCCAATGAAAGCGTGAGGATAGAGACCGTGGGGCTGGTAAACGGAGATATGGGTGGCGGGAGCGCAGAGCCGAGCGATGAACATTCAGCGCCTCACACAGACAGGACTGGTACCGAGAGCCACTCTGAGAATGAGGACAGTAAAACAGAAAGCATGCAAAGGAACGACGAAGGGAGCACAGAGCAGAAG GAGACGAATGAACAGAAGCTGTTTAAGATCGCCAGCGAGCTCTTGCAGACGGAGAAGGCGTACGTGGCCCGACTGAACCTGCTGGATCAG gTGTTCTGTACTAAGCTAATGGAGGAGGCAAACAAAGGGACATTCCCTGTTGACGTAGTGAAGAACATCTTCTCCAACATCTGCTCCATCAACGCCTTCCACAGCCAGTTTCTGCTCCCTGGACTGGAGATACGCATGGGAGAATG GGCGTCCAAACCTCGCATCGGGGACATCCTGCAGAAGCTCACACCCTTCCTCAAAATGTACGCGGAGTACGTGAAGAATTTTGACAACGCCATGGAGCTGCTCAAACAGTGGACGGACCGATCGCCTCAGTTCAAGGCCATCATTCAGGAGATTCAG AGTACAGATATGTGTGGCTCCTTGACGCTTCAGCATCACATGTTGGAGCCGGTGCAGAGAGTTCCTCGCTACGAGATGCTGCTCAAAGACTACCTGAAGAAGCTGCCTGAGGACGACCCGGACCGACGAGACGCAGAAA AATCGTTAGAAATCATCTCCACAGCCGCTACGCACTCCAACAGCGCCATAAGGAAATCT GACAATCTGAAGAAGCTGATGGAGATTTATGAGATgctgggagaggaggaggacatcgTTAACCCCTCGAATGAGTTCATCAAAGAGGGTCACATCTTAAAGCTGGCCGCCAGGAACACCTCGGCCATGGAGCGATACCTCTTCTTG TTCAACAACATGCTGCTTTACTGCGTGCCAAAGTTCAGTCTGGGCGGGCCGAAGTACACGGTGAGGACGCGGATCGGCATCGACGGCATGAAGGTCCTTGAAACCTCCAATGAGGACTACCCTCATACCTTCCAGGTGTCGGGGAAGGAGAGGATGCTGGAGCTACAGGCCAG CTCGGAGCAGGACAAGGCGGGCTGGATTAAG GCTTTCCGGGAGACCATCGACATCTTCCAGCTGAAAAACGAGTCGTTCAAGAACGCACTGAAAGACGTGGAGGAAGTGTCG AACGCAGAGCTTGGAGTGAGAGCCCCGCGCTGGATCCGCGACAATGAAGTGACCATGTGTATGAAGTGTAAAGAGCCTTTCAACGCTCTGACGAGGCGGAGACACCACTGCAGGGCCTGCGGATAC GTGGTTTGCTGGAAATGTTCAGACAACAAGGTACCACTGGCATATGACGGAAACAAGACGAATAAAGTGTGCAGAGACTGTTTCTCCATCCTGACGGGAGAAAGAGTAGCAGAGGGCAAGAAGAAGGGCATCCTGGAG ATCGAGGCAGCTCAGTTCTCAGGCAGCAGCATCATGTGTGGCTTCCTGCAGTactgtgagaaaaacaaacctttgcAGAAGTTTTGGTGCGTCATCCCTGAGAAGGAGTGTCTGGTGCTCTACCTGTACAAAGCTCcgcag GATGTGAAGGCTCAGTGTTCTATCCCCCTCCTGGGCTACTCTGTGGACGACACCGTCCGGCCCATAGACCCTCCGGCCAGCTTTCGCCTCTCGCAGTCCAAATCCACACATAACTTTGCTGCAGAAACGGAGGAGCTGAAGCAGCGCTGGCTCAAAGTGATCCGGGTGGCGGTGACAGGAGAGGTGCCAGAATGCCCTCAGACAAACGGCAACAATTCAAACATgatggacaacaacaacacacaggaagCGAGTACGGACAGcacataa